From Leishmania braziliensis MHOM/BR/75/M2904 complete genome, chromosome 35:
CATGGCGCGCATTGGCAACAGCGTGTACCACGACATCTGCCCCAACGACCCGCTTTGCCAGCATTTCGGCTTTTACGAAGACTACAGTCGCCCAAAACCGATGatgcgcgcgtcgctgctgtacaACCTGCACGAGGCCGGACGAAGCGCGGGTGTGAAGGTGGACCCGTCCCTCTTTCAGGAAGTGTACTCATCCAAGTACGGCCTGGTGCGCATCTTCAAGGTCATGAACGTGAGCGCGGAGAGCAAGAAGTGGGTGGCTGACCCGGCAAACCGCGTGTGCCACCCGCCTGGGTCGTGGATCTGCCCCGGGCAGTACCCGCCGGCGAAGGAGATccaggagatgctggcgcACCGCGTCCCCTTTGACCAGATGGGCAAGAAGCACGACGACACGCACAAGGCGCGCATGGCACGCAGCAGAACACTGGGCGAGGCTTAAAGACGCAAACATGTAAACGCAGCTGCACCCCGCACACATCTATATTTTCAAACTGTCTATTCTGTGATCGAACATAAGTCAAACCCCACTCTGCCCGGCCTGTCAGAAACCCATCGCGTGGCGCGAGGCAGCGCTAGACACGCGGTACAGCCGTGTGCCGACTCCGTGAGCTGAGCACCGTCccggcctccccacacagcGCGGGTGCTGGACCCTGACACGATACACTGGGGCCTCTCCCGTCGTCAGGGTTGCTCACTTTAAAGGGAAGCCAAGGACCTGCCGCAGCGTGCCCTCGCTTAGGGCTGTGGGCTCTGGGTGCTCCAGCGCACGGCGCATCGTGTCGATGATTTGGCAAATACACGCattctcctgctgctcttccgcTTGTGCTGCGTTGCGGTGACGCGGAGCGCGATCCTGTACTCTGCCTGCGCTGTGTGTGCCGTGGCATTGGGATGGGCTGAGCGGCGTTATGCGCCGCGGGTTGGCCCGGCTCCTTGGCGAACGTTCGATACACGGCTGTATTCTGCAAGGGACGCATTTCAGTCCTCAGGCCTGCAGGGCATTCTCTCGGGAGCTCAGCATTCCGGTGTGGCAAGGGGAGCGGACGCACGGCTGTGGTGTCTCCGTCCTCATACTGGAGGGCAGGCGTATAGGTGTAGTCTCTCCCGCTCCCAAGGACGAGGGACGCNNNNNNNNNNNNNNNNNNNNNNNNNNNNNNNNNNNNNNNNNNNNNNNNNNNNNNNNNNNNNNNNNNNNNNNNNNNNNNNNNNNNNNNNNNNNNNNNNNNNCCCCTTGGCACGCCCCGCCTGTcgcggcacacgcgggcACGCCATCCAGGCACGTCCCCCGTGGCATCGATGGAAACGGACGACCAAGACAGCGAGCGCCGTTAGCACGCGCTGCCAAGCACGGCTGGCATGGGGTACCACATCCAGACAAGGCATCGAGAGGCCAGCAGCGCATGGGCGATGGACGAAAAGGCCGCGAAGAGATGCATACTCAATCAGACCTAAAGCGCATGTGCGCGAAATGCGCGGCCCCTCCTACATCCGGCCGGGTGGGCCGACGAGGCACCGATGCCGGGTGCATGACGGGAGCGCCCCGAATCACGCCATCGAGTCCTCCAGACTCCCATGTGGAGAGTCCCCATGCCGTATGGTGAAATGCAGCGGCACGAAGCGGCTGAGGGGGAGAAGCGTGGCATACAGGCAGGGCACCGGGTCTTAGGGGGTCCTGACCTGCGGCTGGGCGGCTTCCTCCTTGGGTTCATCCGGCATGCTCCTGGACCGCCCGGACCACCTGCATGAcggacaccaccacctcgcgaGCAGGGCCCTGAACGCGGTCTCTTCCCTTTGGATCAAGGCGTGCAGCCCGCCCGAGTCTCCCTGGCGCCGACCGCGCCGCACGCATCGGAGGGAGGGCCGCGGAAGGACGGGAAAAGCCCGTTGGACGCATGCGCCGATGCGACGGCAGGACATTTCATCCTGGGCGGCGAGGATTTACTCGTagtgccgccgcggcaggcaAGACATGGTTGTGCGCGTATGCATTTGCTGGCTTGTTCGTGGTGGGGCTGGCACGGTGAGGGAAAAGTGTGGTTGTGTGAGTCCCTTGAGGAAGTGAGATAACAACTGTACCCTTCCACAATCACTCTCCCCTATACCTCACTCCCTgtggcagcgcctgcacactcgcaaacacacacattTCACGGCCTGAGCACACGAGCTCGAGCGCACGATGCACCACTCTGGCTGTGTTGTACAACATCCGACTCGACATCATGCACGTTGCGATCTCTTGTCTACACTGCTCAGTCCTCTCTCACGCACCACCAACTTTCTCTTCTTTATTGTGCGTCTGCTTGTTTATTGCTGTGTACCTCCTCTCTggccctctgcctctcgtGACTACTGTGTCCCTTCTGCCCCCCATACACATATGTATTGGGATGGGAAACGTTTGGTGGCGActgtgggtggggtggggtgggggggcgggggacgAAAAGTATTGCTGTGCGGCACACCACGCCACTCGCCTTACTTTTGTTATCAGCTCGCTTTACCGTCCATACCGCGATTGCcctcctttttgtttgtaGGCCCGTGCGCTGTAGAGAAACCGatcttttcccccttttgctTACTCTCttggagaggaaaaaaaaaacgccgcAATCCCcggaggggaaaaggaaaaaaaagacgcaCGATCCAACAGGAAAGAAGTAAAacgaagagaagcagaaaaaaaaagccccTGGGTCAGTTACGCCAAACTTGCACGCTCCTGCAAGCAACATGATGGTGACTGAAAGAGGCGCTGCTACACCGTCGACAGCTGCATCGGGTGAGGCGCCAAGTGAAACGCTGCTTCTAGGTGAATACAAGGTGTCTTTGCATGCTCGTAGCACCATCTACACCGCCTGCTTTGCGGTGCCGATGGCCATTCTCTTCCCTATTGCGTACAAGATGCGCGTTCGCTCCATCGACGTCTACGGGTATCTCTTCCACAGAAATGACCCGTGGTTCAACTACCGCGCCGCCGAGTACATGTCCGCGCACGGCTGGTCCGCCTTCTTCAGCTGGTTCGACTACATGAGCTGGTACCCGCTGGGCCGCCCCGTTGGCACCACCACGTACCcgggcctgcagctcacCGCCGTTGCCATCCACCGCGCATTGGCGGCTGCCGGGGTGCCGATGTCTCTCAAcaacgtgtgcgtgctgatCCCCGCGTGGTTTTCACTCGTCTCTtcggcgatggtggcgctgctggcacaCGAGATGACTGGCAACATGGCAACGTCCAGTATCTCGTCGATATTATTCAGTGTGGTGCCTGCACACCTGATGCGGTCCATGGCGGGCGAGTTCGACAACGAGTGCATCGCCGTTGCAGCCATGCTCCTCACCTTCTACTTGTGGGTAcgctcgctgcgcacgcggtGCTCGTGGCCCATCGGCATCCTCACCGGTATCGCCTACGGCTACATGGTGGCGGCGTGGGGCGGATACATTTTTGTGCTCAACATGGTTGCCATGCACGCCGGCATATCATCGATGGTCGACTGGGCTCGCAACACGTACAacccgtcgctgctgcgcgcataCGCGCTGTTCTACGTTGTCggcaccgccatcgccacgCGCGTGCCGCCTGTGGGGATGTCGCCCTTCAGgtcgctggagcagctgggtgcgctggtggtgctcctcttcctgtgcGGGCTGCAGGCCTGCGAGACTCAGCGCAGCAGACTCGGAGTGGAGCGCTTTTCAACGGAGGGTGTGTCGCTGCTCGTCCGCATCTACGCAGCCTTCTTCGTGGGCATCGTTGCGGTGGTTGCCATGGCCCCTGCCGGGTTCTTCAAGCCGCTCTCCCTGCAGGCTCACGCGATGATAGCTGGGGCACAGCCCACGGGGAACACACTTGTAGACATGCTGATTGCGAAAGATGCGTCCAGCTTACTTGTGGCATGGGaacttcttctctttcccttttttggTTGGATGGTCGGCATGGGCGCCTTTCTTACTGAACTGGTCCAAAGCTTCACGTACACAAAGAGTTTCATGTTGATGTACGGCGCAGTTGGTATGTATTTCGCGAGTCAGTCTGTGCGAATGATGGTGATGATGGCACCTGTAGCGTGCATTTTTACTGCCCTCCTGTTCTGTTTGGCGCTGGACTACGCCCTCGGGGCGCTGTTTTGGGCGGAAATCCCGCCCTCCATTGACAGTGACGCGCAACAGGAGCTGCATCAGCAGACAGCTgaggcggcgaagacgaAGAAACGTAAGCAGGAAGAGTACACCACCATGCAGGTCAAGATGATTTCGGTACGCATGATGCCCCTCATGCTGTTGGTCTTACTGTTCCGCTTTTCCGGGTTTATCGAAGACGTGGCAGCGATATCGCGTGAGATAGAGGTGCCGGGCATAGTGTTCCCCGGCAGCATGGTGCAGGGCTTATCGGATGATATGATTGACGACTATTATGCAGGGTATCTATACCTGCGCGACAACACGCCAGCggacgcgcgcgtgctgtcCTGGTGGGACTACGGCTACCAGATCACAGGCATCGGCAACCGCACCTCGCTGGCCGATGGCAACACCTGGAACCACGAGCACATCGCCACCATCGGCAAGATGCTGACGTCGCccgtggcggaggcgcactCACTGGTGCGCCACATGGCGGACTACGTCCTGATTTTTGCCGGAGACATGCACTTTTCGGACTTGATTAACTCACCGATGATGGCGCGCAT
This genomic window contains:
- a CDS encoding oligosaccharyl transferase-like protein, with amino-acid sequence MVTERGAATPSTAASGEAPSETLLLGEYKVSLHARSTIYTACFAVPMAILFPIAYKMRVRSIDVYGYLFHRNDPWFNYRAAEYMSAHGWSAFFSWFDYMSWYPLGRPVGTTTYPGLQLTAVAIHRALAAAGVPMSLNNVCVLIPAWFSLVSSAMVALLAHEMTGNMATSSISSILFSVVPAHLMRSMAGEFDNECIAVAAMLLTFYLWVRSLRTRCSWPIGILTGIAYGYMVAAWGGYIFVLNMVAMHAGISSMVDWARNTYNPSLLRAYALFYVVGTAIATRVPPVGMSPFRSLEQLGALVVLLFLCGLQACETQRSRLGVERFSTEGVSLLVRIYAAFFVGIVAVVAMAPAGFFKPLSLQAHAMIAGAQPTGNTLVDMLIAKDASSLLVAWELLLFPFFGWMVGMGAFLTELVQSFTYTKSFMLMYGAVGMYFASQSVRMMVMMAPVACIFTALLFCLALDYALGALFWAEIPPSIDSDAQQELHQQTAEAAKTKKRKQEEYTTMQVKMISVRMMPLMLLVLLFRFSGFIEDVAAISREIEVPGIVFPGSMVQGLSDDMIDDYYAGYLYLRDNTPADARVLSWWDYGYQITGIGNRTSLADGNTWNHEHIATIGKMLTSPVAEAHSLVRHMADYVLIFAGDMHFSDLINSPMMARIGNSVYHDICPNDPLCSRFVFQEKRKIAPARSGRHINLAKLGDDEEETQNVEYEPSPLMAKSLIYHLHSAGVKEGVTLNDKLFQHVYTSAHGLMRIFKVMNVSAESKKWVADPANRVCHPPGSWICPGQYPPAKEIQEMLAHRYTSLKDLVDSMSDSEREGTLNGE